From a single Lewinella sp. LCG006 genomic region:
- a CDS encoding tail fiber domain-containing protein, giving the protein MRHLLQLIFLLVFSASLWAQAPQQFKFQAVARDAGGSPYASANLAVRVSIVRDGVSGLVDYAERHTITTSPLGVFDLAIGNGIPLSGTMNDVDWANHPYYLKIDIDPAGGTAYLNLGTSQLLSVPYAIYAGESGSGGSDDPTDELQNLIYDPVTQILTLTDGNSVTLNTGSGTDSQTLTFDPLSGNLTISNGNTVNIPAGATGPQGPTGPAGPAGPQGTPGVAGPAGPQGPAGTGINLLGTVPTVGDLPAGASQGDLYIVTASGDGYAWDGSMWNNVGQIQGPQGPQGEPGPAGMTGPTGATGPAGPVGATGPQGAQGPQGLSGPMGPQGATGPQGPAGQDGTGISIQGTVATIADLPAGGNTQGDLYIVSADGNSYVWDGMMWTNVGQIQGPQGPQGIPGPDGPTGPAGPTGLTGPQGIPGPTGATGPQGLPGATGPAGPTGPQGPTGPQGEQGLTGPQGIPGPTGATGPQGPAGETGPAGPAGPQGIPGPIGMTGPAGPQGPAGVIELPYYDEVTVEGAAFHIQNDGNAAYGIVGSQGTGAEVLPANRAGVLGHSLNGHGVYGYSENDFYAGVQGVSNSNTGYGVLGYGFGGGVGGYFYTTSSGQAALTTGVGNVGIGTNTPEMKMHIAGDLFIQSNLGAIHLGYPDNGNRWRMSTINGGADLQYRSKPNASSTYTTRFRMLQSGEFQVGDIFDANAWLHVQENSGVDKVHLLLEETQDEFARLGFGNTVHTDAQWHIAATSRNGTTGAANSKMNFYFRNDQGAADRMTILGNGQVGINNANPDEELVVGSNLGSGWAIPAATVGGTTGGALEVGTPSINFSASASSTFDRTRLIATDANGFGQGKIEMRTRQLNVGVAPGVNDTRGYPLRIQQNTSTTGGEYGMLLYNGTNSNENWEFYVASTAANGGNMALYHNNALRGTFDQTSGNYSPTSDARLKTNISTLNGTLSKLLQLQPKTYNYKTNLERNYFGFLAQELQTVFPAVVTTTMPKEGEEATLLVDYSQLTVLAIAAIQEQQEVIEQQKAQLAQQAEQLQTLENRLQKLEALIQK; this is encoded by the coding sequence ACTTCAACTCATTTTCCTGCTGGTCTTCAGTGCCAGCCTCTGGGCTCAAGCCCCACAGCAATTCAAATTTCAGGCGGTTGCCCGCGATGCAGGGGGCTCACCTTATGCCAGTGCCAACCTCGCGGTGCGGGTCAGTATTGTGCGCGATGGAGTGAGTGGACTCGTCGATTACGCCGAACGCCATACCATTACCACTTCTCCACTCGGCGTCTTTGACCTCGCCATTGGCAATGGTATTCCCTTGAGTGGCACGATGAACGATGTAGATTGGGCCAATCATCCTTATTACTTAAAAATAGATATTGATCCTGCAGGTGGCACTGCTTATCTCAATTTGGGTACCAGCCAGCTACTTTCCGTCCCTTACGCCATTTACGCTGGCGAAAGTGGCTCAGGCGGTAGCGATGACCCAACCGACGAATTACAAAACCTCATTTATGATCCCGTCACCCAGATACTGACGCTCACTGATGGCAATTCCGTCACCCTCAACACGGGAAGTGGCACCGATAGTCAGACCCTTACGTTTGATCCCCTTAGCGGGAATCTGACGATCAGTAATGGCAACACCGTCAATATTCCTGCTGGCGCTACCGGCCCGCAAGGGCCCACTGGACCAGCTGGACCTGCTGGTCCACAAGGTACTCCAGGTGTTGCTGGCCCAGCCGGACCGCAAGGTCCAGCCGGAACAGGCATCAATCTACTCGGTACAGTCCCCACAGTGGGTGACCTTCCCGCTGGTGCTAGCCAGGGCGATCTTTACATCGTAACCGCCAGTGGCGATGGCTACGCTTGGGATGGCAGTATGTGGAACAACGTTGGCCAAATCCAAGGCCCACAAGGACCGCAAGGAGAACCCGGGCCCGCGGGAATGACCGGCCCTACCGGAGCTACTGGGCCCGCAGGGCCTGTCGGTGCTACTGGTCCACAAGGTGCTCAAGGTCCGCAAGGACTATCAGGACCTATGGGTCCACAAGGAGCTACCGGTCCACAGGGACCCGCTGGACAGGATGGCACGGGTATCTCTATCCAGGGAACCGTAGCCACCATTGCAGATCTCCCCGCAGGAGGCAATACCCAAGGTGACCTGTACATTGTTTCCGCTGACGGGAACAGCTATGTGTGGGACGGCATGATGTGGACCAACGTTGGTCAAATCCAAGGCCCACAAGGTCCACAAGGTATCCCTGGACCTGATGGACCTACTGGACCAGCCGGGCCCACTGGACTCACAGGGCCGCAAGGTATTCCAGGGCCCACTGGAGCTACTGGACCACAGGGACTTCCCGGCGCAACAGGACCTGCCGGACCAACAGGACCACAAGGCCCTACCGGGCCGCAAGGCGAACAAGGACTTACTGGCCCGCAAGGTATTCCCGGACCCACCGGAGCTACTGGACCACAGGGACCCGCCGGTGAAACAGGGCCTGCGGGGCCTGCTGGACCACAAGGTATACCAGGTCCAATTGGCATGACAGGGCCTGCGGGACCACAAGGCCCTGCTGGTGTGATAGAACTGCCTTATTACGATGAAGTTACGGTTGAAGGAGCTGCTTTTCATATCCAGAATGATGGCAATGCTGCCTATGGTATAGTAGGCAGTCAAGGTACAGGCGCGGAAGTATTACCCGCTAATCGGGCAGGTGTTTTGGGTCACTCTTTGAATGGCCATGGTGTTTACGGTTATTCCGAGAATGATTTTTATGCAGGCGTCCAGGGCGTTTCCAATTCCAACACAGGTTATGGGGTTTTGGGCTATGGCTTCGGTGGTGGCGTTGGTGGTTATTTCTATACCACTTCTTCTGGGCAGGCTGCTTTAACGACAGGAGTAGGCAATGTGGGCATTGGTACAAATACCCCTGAAATGAAAATGCATATAGCTGGTGATTTATTTATACAATCGAATTTAGGTGCCATTCATTTAGGTTACCCCGACAATGGAAATCGTTGGAGGATGAGTACCATCAATGGTGGTGCCGATTTACAATACCGTTCCAAACCCAATGCTTCGTCGACCTATACTACGCGTTTCAGAATGCTACAATCTGGTGAATTTCAAGTAGGAGATATCTTTGATGCAAACGCTTGGTTGCATGTCCAGGAAAACTCCGGGGTAGATAAAGTTCATCTTTTACTTGAGGAAACACAAGATGAGTTTGCCCGTCTTGGTTTTGGCAATACCGTACATACAGATGCCCAGTGGCATATTGCGGCTACCTCTAGAAATGGTACTACTGGTGCAGCGAATAGCAAAATGAACTTCTATTTCAGAAATGATCAGGGCGCAGCCGATCGGATGACCATTCTTGGCAATGGCCAGGTAGGGATCAATAACGCTAATCCGGATGAAGAATTGGTGGTTGGTAGCAACCTGGGTTCAGGCTGGGCTATTCCCGCAGCTACGGTTGGCGGTACTACTGGTGGAGCACTAGAAGTGGGTACTCCTAGCATTAATTTTTCAGCTAGTGCCAGCAGCACTTTTGATCGCACCCGACTCATTGCCACCGACGCCAATGGTTTTGGTCAGGGAAAAATTGAAATGCGTACCCGACAACTGAATGTGGGCGTAGCACCGGGCGTTAATGATACCCGTGGCTATCCTCTCCGGATTCAGCAAAATACCAGTACAACGGGTGGCGAATACGGTATGCTCCTCTACAATGGTACCAACAGTAATGAAAACTGGGAATTCTACGTAGCTTCTACCGCCGCCAATGGTGGTAACATGGCACTCTACCACAACAACGCTCTCCGCGGCACTTTTGACCAGACCAGCGGCAATTACTCCCCTACTTCGGATGCTCGTTTGAAAACAAATATTAGCACTTTAAACGGGACACTCTCAAAGCTTTTGCAACTGCAACCCAAAACCTACAACTACAAGACGAATCTGGAACGTAATTACTTTGGTTTTCTAGCACAAGAGCTACAAACCGTTTTTCCAGCAGTCGTCACCACCACCATGCCTAAAGAAGGAGAAGAAGCCACCTTGCTGGTGGATTACAGCCAACTGACGGTACTTGCTATTGCTGCCATCCAGGAGCAACAAGAGGTCATTGAGCAACAGAAAGCGCAATTGGCCCAGCAAGCAGAACAGCTACAAACCTTGGAAAATCGGCTACAAAAACTGGAAGCACTCATTCAGAAATAA
- a CDS encoding serine hydrolase, which produces MKNIFKITTLLFYSTLLLSQENEHLFFLETDTSWRKEMFVFPINFARDIDFQGVEDARFPRGWEQLDSPNFWSYVYAWNLENSGDVTEADLEASLQKYFAGLMGWDATSAQLSTTDNILFTGVVKTMDAFFTKTPMDLNVLIEKTYCEEKNKSIILFRFSPKGFEADVWNTLKEVKLPLVVAECGETKVKKIHDLIQACYDYGKFNGSVLVAENGEIIYKNGFGQANMEWNIPNKSNTKHRLASITKQFTAMAIVQLVAENKLQLDQPITTYLPNYPKVNGDRITIHHLLTHTSGIPNYTSFPNYSDLMLAPHSTRDIVRLFEDLPLEFTPGEQFAYSNSGYVLLGVVIEKITGKPYEQVLQEKIFSPLEMHDTGYDKHRIVLENRASGYNKIANTFENASYIDMSVPFAAGALYSTVEDLYRWDRALYTEKLLPKAYMDLLFEAHTSAWGQHYGYGWEIGKLRIGNSQEFTYTIGHGGSINGFNTQITRIPSNQSLILLFNNTGGAPLYDITTAINGILHDQAYILPKRSMAYSLLDKIQKEGIASGLLFYNEIKASDEYHLNENEMNLAGYQLLQSGRTEDAATVFQLNVEAFPNSFNVYDSYGEALLVLGDTVQAVENYKRSVQLNPDNENGIQILKGIGINTESLMIKVPVEHLRLLAGEYISTDQGRDWKIVIEELDGTLFGNDGGYRYKLNPIGDDKFINPDDGATIVFDAKDKNAITFVIFGRVNFKKVE; this is translated from the coding sequence ATGAAAAACATTTTCAAAATCACCACTCTTTTATTCTATTCAACGCTCTTACTAAGTCAAGAAAACGAGCATTTATTCTTTTTAGAAACGGATACCAGCTGGCGAAAAGAAATGTTTGTGTTCCCTATCAATTTTGCACGCGACATTGATTTCCAAGGGGTCGAAGATGCAAGGTTCCCCAGGGGGTGGGAGCAGCTAGATAGCCCTAACTTTTGGTCCTATGTTTATGCCTGGAACTTGGAAAACAGCGGCGATGTTACGGAAGCCGATTTGGAAGCCAGTTTGCAAAAATATTTCGCCGGCTTAATGGGCTGGGATGCGACAAGCGCTCAGCTCTCTACAACGGACAACATCCTTTTCACCGGAGTGGTAAAAACCATGGATGCTTTTTTTACTAAAACGCCAATGGATCTCAATGTTCTTATTGAAAAAACATACTGCGAAGAAAAAAATAAATCAATAATACTCTTCAGGTTTTCCCCAAAGGGGTTTGAAGCCGATGTCTGGAATACATTAAAAGAAGTAAAACTTCCCCTTGTTGTTGCTGAATGTGGAGAAACCAAGGTGAAAAAAATCCATGACCTCATTCAGGCTTGTTATGACTACGGAAAATTTAACGGTTCTGTGTTAGTGGCAGAAAATGGTGAAATCATTTACAAGAATGGCTTTGGGCAAGCTAACATGGAGTGGAATATTCCCAATAAATCTAATACAAAACACCGATTAGCTTCCATTACCAAACAGTTTACAGCCATGGCAATTGTACAACTGGTGGCAGAGAACAAGTTGCAATTGGATCAACCGATCACGACCTATCTCCCTAATTATCCCAAAGTAAATGGTGACAGGATAACGATTCATCACTTACTTACCCATACTTCCGGTATCCCGAATTACACCTCCTTTCCCAACTACAGCGACCTGATGCTTGCTCCACATAGCACAAGGGATATTGTACGTCTATTTGAGGATTTGCCCCTTGAGTTTACGCCCGGAGAGCAATTTGCGTACAGCAATTCGGGGTATGTTTTATTGGGCGTCGTCATTGAAAAGATCACCGGTAAGCCTTATGAGCAAGTCTTGCAAGAGAAGATATTTTCACCGCTTGAAATGCATGACACGGGATATGACAAGCATCGTATTGTCTTGGAAAACAGGGCCTCAGGTTACAATAAGATTGCAAATACCTTTGAAAACGCCAGTTACATAGACATGTCTGTACCTTTTGCGGCAGGGGCGCTTTATTCAACAGTTGAAGACCTATACCGTTGGGACCGCGCCTTGTACACGGAAAAATTGTTGCCCAAAGCTTACATGGATTTATTATTTGAGGCACACACTTCCGCTTGGGGCCAACACTATGGCTACGGCTGGGAAATTGGCAAATTACGCATTGGAAATAGTCAGGAATTCACGTACACAATCGGTCATGGAGGTAGTATAAATGGTTTCAATACCCAGATCACACGTATACCATCAAACCAGTCGTTAATTCTATTATTTAACAACACTGGTGGTGCTCCTCTTTATGATATTACGACGGCTATCAACGGTATTCTTCATGATCAAGCCTACATCCTTCCCAAAAGGTCTATGGCTTATTCTTTGTTAGATAAAATCCAAAAGGAGGGGATTGCTTCTGGACTTTTATTTTACAATGAAATCAAAGCATCCGACGAATATCATCTCAATGAAAACGAGATGAATTTGGCAGGTTATCAGTTGTTGCAATCAGGTAGAACGGAAGATGCGGCAACTGTTTTTCAGTTAAATGTTGAGGCGTTCCCCAATTCTTTCAATGTTTACGACAGTTATGGCGAAGCACTTCTGGTACTTGGCGATACCGTCCAGGCTGTTGAAAACTACAAGAGGTCCGTTCAGTTGAATCCAGATAATGAAAATGGCATTCAAATATTGAAAGGAATCGGCATAAATACCGAATCGCTGATGATAAAAGTTCCTGTTGAGCATTTACGCCTATTGGCAGGAGAATACATATCAACTGACCAGGGCAGGGATTGGAAAATTGTGATAGAGGAGCTGGATGGAACTTTGTTTGGTAATGACGGAGGCTATAGATACAAACTAAACCCCATAGGAGACGATAAATTCATCAATCCGGATGATGGTGCCACCATAGTTTTTGATGCAAAAGACAAAAACGCAATTACTTTTGTGATTTTTGGAAGGGTGAACTTTAAGAAGGTGGAATAG
- a CDS encoding S-adenosylmethionine:tRNA ribosyltransferase-isomerase — MPHHINIDDYDYPLPEHRIARYPLPQRDASKQLIYRQGEITEQVFQELPSLLPPGSLLVFNNTRVIHARLRFTLANGRPLEILCLEPLSPLDYQQSLSSQKAVAWKCMVGGNRKWKTGEISQEINTPKGPVTLTARRGDWLEGPFQITFSWDAPALSFGELLVAGGIIPLPPYLNRDSEASDQDRYQTIYAQPEGSVAAPTAGLHFTEAVFQAMDQRGIQRSFVTLHVGAGTFKPVTTDSLGEHDMHRESIFVERALVQALVDTLAAGAPVIPVGTTSMRTLESLYWLGVRLVKGNTIQDGFIVDQWEPYELSANELPTALEAITALLAHFQNAQIDLLEGYTQLLIAPGYPNRLVSALITNFHQPRSTLLLLVASLIGDDWKKVYNYALAHDFRFLSYGDSSLLWRVD; from the coding sequence TTGCCACACCACATCAACATCGACGACTACGATTACCCACTACCGGAACACCGTATTGCTCGCTACCCACTGCCGCAGCGTGATGCCTCCAAACAGTTGATCTACCGCCAGGGGGAGATCACCGAGCAGGTCTTCCAAGAACTTCCCAGCTTGCTTCCTCCGGGCAGCTTGCTGGTCTTCAACAATACCAGGGTCATTCACGCGCGCCTACGCTTTACACTAGCTAACGGTCGGCCACTTGAAATCCTGTGCCTGGAACCGCTCAGCCCGCTTGACTATCAGCAAAGCCTATCGAGCCAAAAAGCCGTAGCATGGAAGTGCATGGTGGGCGGCAACCGCAAATGGAAAACGGGCGAAATCAGTCAGGAAATCAACACCCCCAAAGGCCCCGTGACCCTCACCGCACGGCGGGGCGACTGGCTCGAAGGGCCTTTTCAGATTACCTTTAGTTGGGACGCGCCAGCGCTTTCTTTTGGGGAGCTGCTGGTCGCCGGAGGCATCATTCCCCTGCCACCTTACCTTAACCGCGACAGCGAAGCATCCGACCAGGATCGCTACCAAACCATCTATGCCCAACCCGAAGGATCGGTGGCTGCACCTACGGCGGGTCTGCACTTCACCGAAGCCGTTTTCCAGGCAATGGATCAGCGAGGTATTCAGCGGTCATTCGTCACCCTTCACGTGGGCGCCGGCACCTTCAAGCCCGTTACGACCGACAGCCTGGGCGAACACGATATGCACCGTGAGAGCATCTTCGTGGAGCGGGCATTGGTACAGGCCTTAGTGGACACCCTCGCCGCGGGGGCACCCGTCATTCCCGTAGGTACCACCAGTATGCGCACCCTGGAAAGCCTCTACTGGCTGGGCGTTCGCCTCGTCAAAGGCAACACCATCCAAGACGGCTTTATCGTCGACCAGTGGGAACCCTACGAACTTTCTGCCAACGAGTTGCCCACAGCTCTCGAAGCTATTACAGCATTATTGGCCCATTTCCAAAACGCTCAAATCGACTTACTCGAAGGCTACACCCAATTGCTCATCGCGCCCGGCTACCCCAATCGCCTGGTCAGCGCCCTCATCACCAATTTTCACCAACCGCGTAGCACCTTGCTGCTCCTAGTTGCCAGCCTCATCGGAGACGATTGGAAAAAAGTGTATAACTACGCCCTAGCGCACGATTTTCGCTTCCTTAGTTATGGAGATAGCAGCTTACTTTGGCGTGTAGATTAG
- a CDS encoding T9SS type A sorting domain-containing protein codes for MKTPLLITAFLITSCLLAGTFFTSIRIHEGRQPSAGLSFPPSKASLLPQVTAPLYEHLYEINEQWLTETSPVGYLALVKFPDDGERIRTHLQLVEELLRTRSVAHLTADQQLRRSTVLDHLQTYWQRGVFPINNYQPNRLPVFVDEKKTACAVGYLLQATGEQELVAQIRAENNFADLQELLTYAELPVWAAAHGFTADELAWIQPSYAVLYFDARPFGNDLGVTGGQILDMKVYNNELYMAGTFSEIDGFSADHLVAWDGTELRSLAGFSNLEGGFSRIAIDESSGDIYAMGTFSAIAGQEEMQIFARYRSGNWERLLELPITEGTFTDLLYHQGFCYLSGDFDSLAGNELIQKLAAYNTTTDTWEPFNEQYRLTGIIRDMDISGDSLLLGGRGGLLWEGDTLAGNLILLNLGDRAFLDGASVPPMSYSAVDCFLVDVRNNHYGVNYTVVGLLEDGDYGLVFTNELSSNYFEPLELLELPTISGYYKSRYLFYGALNFEYLGEDSPPVVLTQIPGESASLYWPLVKADGAVTALADFQEELIIAGDFTEIRGIAINNLARADLLISDTEEGISENTISVGTDGRVLFIQHLPSVLAAPARLELFDLAGRQVWSQEITNSTTTQLEPSSLPAGSYAYRLLVDGQLAVGQVVLVR; via the coding sequence ATGAAAACCCCTCTCCTGATTACTGCTTTTTTGATTACAAGCTGTTTACTTGCTGGTACTTTTTTTACCTCAATAAGAATACACGAAGGAAGGCAACCCTCAGCGGGGCTATCATTTCCACCTAGCAAAGCAAGCTTGTTACCTCAGGTCACCGCGCCGCTTTACGAGCACCTCTACGAAATCAATGAGCAATGGCTGACGGAAACTTCTCCGGTGGGTTACCTGGCCCTTGTGAAATTTCCAGATGATGGAGAACGCATCCGTACGCACCTGCAATTGGTGGAGGAGCTCCTTCGTACACGATCAGTTGCGCATCTTACCGCCGATCAGCAGCTGCGGCGAAGCACCGTGCTGGATCATTTGCAAACGTACTGGCAACGCGGCGTATTTCCGATCAACAACTATCAGCCAAATCGCCTGCCGGTATTTGTCGATGAAAAGAAAACGGCATGTGCCGTTGGGTACCTGCTTCAGGCTACCGGAGAGCAGGAGCTGGTGGCCCAGATCAGGGCAGAAAACAACTTCGCGGATTTACAGGAGCTACTTACTTATGCTGAACTCCCTGTCTGGGCAGCAGCCCATGGCTTCACGGCTGACGAGCTGGCGTGGATACAGCCGAGCTATGCCGTGCTTTACTTTGATGCCAGGCCCTTCGGCAATGATCTAGGCGTCACGGGTGGGCAAATTTTGGATATGAAGGTCTACAATAACGAACTGTATATGGCTGGGACTTTTTCCGAGATTGATGGATTTTCCGCTGATCACCTGGTCGCTTGGGATGGTACTGAACTGCGGTCACTGGCTGGTTTCTCCAATCTGGAAGGAGGTTTCTCAAGGATAGCTATTGACGAGAGCTCGGGTGATATTTACGCTATGGGTACCTTTTCGGCGATTGCCGGACAGGAGGAGATGCAAATTTTTGCCCGCTACCGCTCGGGAAATTGGGAGCGCCTTTTGGAGCTGCCCATCACCGAAGGCACGTTTACCGATTTGCTTTACCATCAAGGATTTTGTTACCTCAGTGGTGATTTTGATAGCCTGGCCGGCAATGAACTGATTCAAAAACTAGCGGCCTATAATACCACAACCGATACCTGGGAGCCATTTAATGAGCAGTATAGATTGACTGGCATCATTCGAGATATGGATATTTCCGGGGATTCGCTGTTATTAGGAGGCAGGGGGGGACTCTTGTGGGAAGGGGACACCTTAGCGGGTAATCTGATTTTGTTAAACTTAGGAGATCGCGCTTTTTTGGATGGAGCAAGCGTACCTCCAATGTCATACTCGGCTGTTGACTGTTTTTTGGTAGATGTTAGGAATAATCATTATGGGGTGAACTACACGGTGGTGGGCCTCCTTGAAGACGGAGACTATGGACTTGTTTTTACAAATGAGTTATCGAGTAATTACTTTGAGCCATTGGAGCTTTTAGAACTACCGACTATAAGTGGATATTATAAGTCACGCTACCTGTTTTATGGGGCATTAAATTTTGAATATTTGGGAGAAGACTCACCTCCTGTTGTTTTAACCCAAATACCTGGGGAAAGTGCTTCATTGTATTGGCCGCTTGTGAAAGCAGATGGAGCAGTGACCGCGCTCGCCGATTTCCAAGAAGAGTTGATCATCGCCGGTGATTTTACGGAAATACGAGGAATCGCCATCAATAACCTAGCGCGCGCTGACCTGCTGATTTCGGATACCGAAGAAGGCATCTCAGAAAATACCATCTCCGTAGGCACTGATGGGCGGGTACTCTTTATTCAGCATCTTCCTTCGGTTTTAGCTGCGCCTGCCCGTCTGGAGCTTTTTGATCTGGCGGGGCGGCAAGTTTGGTCGCAGGAAATCACCAATAGCACGACCACCCAACTTGAACCCAGCAGCCTGCCCGCTGGCAGCTACGCATACCGCTTGCTGGTGGATGGCCAATTGGCAGTGGGGCAGGTGGTTTTGGTGAGGTAG
- a CDS encoding TonB-dependent receptor has protein sequence MKNYLSLLFFFLLWQASMFAQTGIIKGKLTDALTNEPIAFGDVLVIGTDKGIATDIDGNYQIEGLSPGLYDIRASYLGYKEQTQYEVQVTTARPVEVNFALEEQAEVLEEVVVKASPFRKTAESPVSLRTIGVAEIQRNPGGNRDISKVVQVLPGVTSGVAFRNDLIIRGGAANENRFYLDDVEVPNINHFATQGAGGGPVGLINVNFIREVDFYSGAFPTNRGNALSSVFQFRQRDGRSDRLGGTFMVSATDVGATLEGPIGDKTTFLASARRSYLQLLFKALELPFLPTYNDFQVKVKHKINEQNEISFIGLGAVDQFKLNLDANETEDQQFLLANLPVAPQWNYTNGLVYKRYRDDGFWTFVLSRNMLNNESEKYRNNDDSTEENLVLRYRSQEIENKFRAEDVRQVGEYKVGYGINYEYDKYNNRTFNRIFTTAGAQDIDYASDFTMHRYGFYTQASRDWFDERLVLSLGVRFDGNSYSEEMSNPLQQASPRLSLSYALSPSFSFNFNTGRYFQLPSYTLLGYEEEGKLVNKDNGIGYLKNYHVVAGFEWNTAANSKITIEGYYKGYQDYPLLLRDSLTIANLGGDFGVVGNEPAVPFADGRAYGIEFLFQQRLYKGFYGIFSYTLGWTQFQDKNREYVPSAWDTRNIANLAVGKRFGNNWEIGVNWRFQDGLPFTPFAASSNLVVNWERNARGIPDYGQLNTLRQDAFSAIDLRVDKKWFFDQWSLNIFLDIENITGAAVSDTELILDRTLDENGNPIGEPTIINPDAPQDEQRYLLKELETGTGTPLPSIGIMIEF, from the coding sequence ATGAAAAATTATCTTTCACTTCTCTTCTTTTTTCTCTTGTGGCAAGCCTCTATGTTCGCCCAGACGGGCATCATCAAAGGTAAACTGACGGATGCCCTTACCAACGAGCCAATTGCCTTTGGTGACGTACTGGTTATTGGTACCGACAAAGGGATCGCCACTGATATTGATGGTAATTACCAAATTGAAGGTTTGTCACCAGGTCTGTATGATATCAGAGCTAGTTATCTAGGGTACAAAGAGCAGACCCAGTATGAAGTGCAGGTAACGACAGCTCGTCCTGTTGAAGTGAATTTCGCGCTGGAGGAACAAGCAGAAGTGCTGGAAGAAGTAGTTGTCAAAGCTTCTCCATTCCGGAAAACAGCAGAAAGCCCGGTGAGCTTACGTACCATTGGGGTCGCCGAAATTCAACGAAATCCTGGTGGCAACCGTGATATCAGTAAGGTGGTACAAGTGCTTCCAGGGGTCACGTCCGGGGTTGCTTTTCGCAATGATCTGATTATTCGTGGAGGCGCAGCAAATGAAAACCGTTTTTACCTGGATGATGTAGAAGTACCTAATATCAATCACTTTGCGACCCAGGGCGCGGGAGGCGGCCCTGTTGGGCTGATCAATGTCAACTTTATTCGTGAGGTAGATTTCTACAGTGGTGCTTTTCCAACCAACCGAGGGAACGCGCTAAGTTCTGTATTTCAATTTCGCCAACGGGATGGTCGTAGCGATCGCCTGGGGGGGACCTTTATGGTCAGCGCTACCGACGTTGGTGCTACGCTAGAGGGGCCCATTGGTGATAAGACAACCTTTCTGGCATCAGCCCGGCGTTCCTATTTGCAGTTGCTCTTTAAAGCACTGGAACTGCCCTTTTTACCTACCTATAATGACTTTCAGGTAAAAGTAAAACACAAGATCAACGAGCAAAACGAAATCAGCTTTATTGGTTTGGGAGCAGTAGACCAGTTTAAGCTCAACCTCGATGCTAATGAGACGGAGGACCAACAATTTTTGTTGGCTAATCTACCCGTAGCGCCGCAATGGAACTATACCAATGGATTAGTCTATAAACGTTATCGTGATGATGGCTTTTGGACTTTTGTACTTAGCCGTAATATGCTGAATAACGAATCGGAGAAATACCGCAACAACGACGACAGCACCGAAGAGAACCTGGTCTTGCGTTATCGCAGCCAGGAAATAGAGAATAAATTTCGTGCCGAAGATGTGCGCCAGGTTGGTGAGTATAAAGTAGGCTATGGTATCAATTACGAATACGATAAGTACAACAACCGTACGTTCAATCGCATCTTTACCACCGCAGGCGCTCAGGACATTGATTATGCTTCTGATTTTACGATGCACCGCTACGGCTTTTATACCCAGGCTAGTAGAGATTGGTTCGACGAGCGACTGGTCTTATCCTTAGGCGTCCGTTTTGATGGGAACAGCTATTCTGAAGAGATGAGCAACCCTTTGCAGCAGGCTTCTCCTCGACTCTCCCTGAGCTACGCACTGAGTCCTTCTTTTTCTTTCAACTTCAATACGGGGCGGTATTTTCAACTGCCTTCCTATACTTTGCTGGGCTACGAGGAGGAAGGTAAACTGGTCAATAAGGACAATGGGATCGGCTATCTGAAGAATTATCACGTAGTGGCTGGTTTTGAATGGAACACAGCAGCTAATTCCAAAATCACCATTGAAGGCTACTACAAAGGCTATCAGGATTATCCGCTACTACTGCGTGATAGTCTGACGATTGCTAATTTGGGGGGCGACTTTGGCGTAGTGGGCAATGAACCAGCAGTACCCTTTGCGGATGGCCGTGCTTACGGGATAGAGTTTTTGTTTCAACAACGCTTGTACAAAGGCTTCTACGGTATCTTTTCGTATACCTTGGGTTGGACCCAGTTTCAAGATAAAAATCGTGAATACGTACCTTCTGCCTGGGATACCCGCAATATCGCGAACCTGGCCGTAGGTAAGCGCTTTGGCAACAATTGGGAAATAGGTGTCAACTGGCGTTTTCAGGATGGATTGCCATTTACGCCCTTTGCAGCATCCTCTAACTTGGTGGTCAACTGGGAGCGTAATGCCCGGGGAATCCCTGATTATGGACAATTGAATACCTTACGGCAGGATGCCTTCAGTGCGATTGATCTGAGGGTAGATAAAAAGTGGTTCTTCGATCAGTGGAGCCTGAACATTTTCCTGGATATCGAAAATATTACGGGAGCAGCGGTGAGTGATACCGAACTTATCCTTGATCGCACCCTGGATGAGAACGGCAACCCCATCGGCGAGCCAACCATCATCAATCCTGATGCCCCTCAGGATGAACAACGCTACCTTTTAAAAGAACTGGAAACGGGTACGGGGACGCCACTGCCAAGTATCGGGATTATGATAGAATTTTAG